From one Felis catus isolate Fca126 chromosome E2, F.catus_Fca126_mat1.0, whole genome shotgun sequence genomic stretch:
- the U2AF2 gene encoding splicing factor U2AF 65 kDa subunit isoform X2 has product MSDFDEFERQLNENKQERDKENRHRKRSHSRSRSRDRKRRSRSRDRRNRDQRSASRDRRRRSKPLTRGAKEEHGGLIRSPRHEKKKKVRKYWDVPPPGFEHITPMQYKAMQAAGQIPATALLPTMTPDGLAVTPTPVPVVGSQMTRQARRLYVGNIPFGITEEAMMDFFNAQMRLGGLTQAPGNPVLAVQINQDKNFAFLEFRSVDETTQAMAFDGIIFQGQSLKIRRPHDYQPLPGMSENPSVYVPGVVSTVVPDSAHKLFIGGLPNYLNDDQVKELLTSFGPLKAFNLVKDSATGLSKGYAFCEYVDINVTDQAIAGLNGMQLGDKKLLVQRASVGAKNATLSTINQTPVTLQVPGLMSSQVQMGGHPTEVLCLMNMVLPEELLDDEEYEEIVEDVRDECSKYGLVKSIEIPRPVDGVEVPGCGKIFVEFTSVFDCQKAMQGLTGRKFANRVVVTKYCDPDSYHRRDFW; this is encoded by the exons ATGTCGGACTTCGACGAGTTCGAGCGGCAGCTCAACGAAAATAAGCAAG agagagacaaggagaacCGACACCGGAAGCGTAGTCACAGCCGCTCTCGAAGCCGGGACCGCAAGCGCCGGAGCCGGAGCCGCGACCGGCGCAACCGGGACCAGCGCAGCGCCTCCCGGGACAGGCGGCGGCGAAG caaaCCTTTGACCAGAGGCGCTAAAGAGGAGCACGGTGGATTGAT TCGCTCCCCCCGCCAcgaaaagaagaagaaggtccGTAAATACTGGGATGTACCGCCACCTGGCTTTGAGCACATCACCCCCATGCAGTACAAGGCCATGCAAG CCGCGGGTCAGATTCCAGCCACCGCCCTTCTTCCCACCATGACCCCTGACGGCCTGGCTGTGACCCCGACGCCGGTGCCCGTGGTCGGGAGCCAGATGACCAGACAGGCCCGGCGTCTCTACGTGGGCAACATCCCCTTTGGCATCACTGAG GAGGCCATGATGGATTTCTTCAACGCCCAGATGCGCCTTGGGGGGCTGACCCAGGCCCCTGGCAACCCCGTCTTGGCTGTGCAGATTAACCAGGACAAGAACTTTGCTTTCTTGGAG TTTCGCTCCGTGGATGAGACCACCCAGGCCATGGCTTTTGATGGCATCATCTTCCAAGGCCAGTCGCTGAAGATCCGCAGGCCTCATGACTACCAGCCCCTGCCTGGCATGTCGGAGAACCCCTCTGTCTACGTGCCTG GAGTTGTGTCCACCGTGGTCCCGGACTCTGCCCACAAGCTGTTCATCGGGGGCTTACCCAATTACCTGAATGATGACCAG GTAAAAGAGCTGCTGACATCATTCGGGCCTCTCAAGGCCTTCAACCTGGTCAAGGACAGTGCCACGGGGCTCTCCAAGGGCTATGCCTTCTGTGAGTACGTGGACATCAACGTTACAGATCAG GCCATCGCAGGGCTGAACGGGATGCAGCTGGGGGATAAGAAACTGCTCGTGCAGAGGGCAAGTGTGGGAGCCAAGAATGCCACGCTG AGCACCATCAACCAGACCCCCGTGACCCTGCAAGTGCCAGGCCTGATGAGCTCCCAGGTGCAGATGGGCGGCCACCCGACTGAGGTCCTGTGCCTCATGAACATGGTGCTGCCTGAGGAGCTGCTGGACGACGAGGAGTACGAGGAGATTGTGGAGGACGTGCGGGATGAGTGCAGCAAGTATGGGCTCGTCAAGTCCATTGAGATCCCCCGGCCTGTGGATGGCGTCGAGGTGCCCGGCTGTGGaaag ATCTTCGTGGAGTTCACCTCTGTGTTTGACTGCCAGAAAGCCATGCAGGGCCTGACGGGTCGCAAGTTCGCCAACAGAGTGGTTGTCACAAAATACTGTGACCCCGACTCTTACCACCGCCGGGACTTCTGGtag
- the U2AF2 gene encoding splicing factor U2AF 65 kDa subunit isoform X1, whose product MSDFDEFERQLNENKQERDKENRHRKRSHSRSRSRDRKRRSRSRDRRNRDQRSASRDRRRRSKPLTRGAKEEHGGLIRSPRHEKKKKVRKYWDVPPPGFEHITPMQYKAMQAAGQIPATALLPTMTPDGLAVTPTPVPVVGSQMTRQARRLYVGNIPFGITEEAMMDFFNAQMRLGGLTQAPGNPVLAVQINQDKNFAFLEFRSVDETTQAMAFDGIIFQGQSLKIRRPHDYQPLPGMSENPSVYVPGVVSTVVPDSAHKLFIGGLPNYLNDDQVKELLTSFGPLKAFNLVKDSATGLSKGYAFCEYVDINVTDQAIAGLNGMQLGDKKLLVQRASVGAKNATLVSPPSTINQTPVTLQVPGLMSSQVQMGGHPTEVLCLMNMVLPEELLDDEEYEEIVEDVRDECSKYGLVKSIEIPRPVDGVEVPGCGKIFVEFTSVFDCQKAMQGLTGRKFANRVVVTKYCDPDSYHRRDFW is encoded by the exons ATGTCGGACTTCGACGAGTTCGAGCGGCAGCTCAACGAAAATAAGCAAG agagagacaaggagaacCGACACCGGAAGCGTAGTCACAGCCGCTCTCGAAGCCGGGACCGCAAGCGCCGGAGCCGGAGCCGCGACCGGCGCAACCGGGACCAGCGCAGCGCCTCCCGGGACAGGCGGCGGCGAAG caaaCCTTTGACCAGAGGCGCTAAAGAGGAGCACGGTGGATTGAT TCGCTCCCCCCGCCAcgaaaagaagaagaaggtccGTAAATACTGGGATGTACCGCCACCTGGCTTTGAGCACATCACCCCCATGCAGTACAAGGCCATGCAAG CCGCGGGTCAGATTCCAGCCACCGCCCTTCTTCCCACCATGACCCCTGACGGCCTGGCTGTGACCCCGACGCCGGTGCCCGTGGTCGGGAGCCAGATGACCAGACAGGCCCGGCGTCTCTACGTGGGCAACATCCCCTTTGGCATCACTGAG GAGGCCATGATGGATTTCTTCAACGCCCAGATGCGCCTTGGGGGGCTGACCCAGGCCCCTGGCAACCCCGTCTTGGCTGTGCAGATTAACCAGGACAAGAACTTTGCTTTCTTGGAG TTTCGCTCCGTGGATGAGACCACCCAGGCCATGGCTTTTGATGGCATCATCTTCCAAGGCCAGTCGCTGAAGATCCGCAGGCCTCATGACTACCAGCCCCTGCCTGGCATGTCGGAGAACCCCTCTGTCTACGTGCCTG GAGTTGTGTCCACCGTGGTCCCGGACTCTGCCCACAAGCTGTTCATCGGGGGCTTACCCAATTACCTGAATGATGACCAG GTAAAAGAGCTGCTGACATCATTCGGGCCTCTCAAGGCCTTCAACCTGGTCAAGGACAGTGCCACGGGGCTCTCCAAGGGCTATGCCTTCTGTGAGTACGTGGACATCAACGTTACAGATCAG GCCATCGCAGGGCTGAACGGGATGCAGCTGGGGGATAAGAAACTGCTCGTGCAGAGGGCAAGTGTGGGAGCCAAGAATGCCACGCTGGTGAGCCCCCCG AGCACCATCAACCAGACCCCCGTGACCCTGCAAGTGCCAGGCCTGATGAGCTCCCAGGTGCAGATGGGCGGCCACCCGACTGAGGTCCTGTGCCTCATGAACATGGTGCTGCCTGAGGAGCTGCTGGACGACGAGGAGTACGAGGAGATTGTGGAGGACGTGCGGGATGAGTGCAGCAAGTATGGGCTCGTCAAGTCCATTGAGATCCCCCGGCCTGTGGATGGCGTCGAGGTGCCCGGCTGTGGaaag ATCTTCGTGGAGTTCACCTCTGTGTTTGACTGCCAGAAAGCCATGCAGGGCCTGACGGGTCGCAAGTTCGCCAACAGAGTGGTTGTCACAAAATACTGTGACCCCGACTCTTACCACCGCCGGGACTTCTGGtag